The Sandaracinus amylolyticus genomic interval CGATCGATCGAGACGCTCACCAGACGATCTCCGCCATCGCGCAGTTGAGGCCGCTGCCGATGCCCATGAGCGCCACGCGCATTCCGCTGCGGAGGCGCCCGATCTCCGCGGCCTTCGCGAGCACCATCGGCACCGACGCGGGCCCCACGTTGCCGTGCTCCGGGAAAATCGCGTGGATCTTCGCGGGCGCGACACCGAGCTGCGCGGCGAGCTTCTCGGTGTGCTGTCGGCTGACCTGGTGGATGACGACCTCGTCGAGCACGTCGGGGCTCCAGCCGAGCTCGGTGCGCGCGAGCTCGAACGTCTTCGACGCGAGGTCGAGCCCCTGCGTGAGGAGCTTCTGCGCGTCGGTGACCATGCGGTCCGCGTGACCGCGGCAGAGGTGGTTCCAGTCGGTCGCCGCGAGCGACACGCCGCCGCGGAACGCGTGGGCCGCGGGCGCGAGATCACGGCGGCACAGCACCATCGCGGCCGCGCCCGATCCCAGCGTGAGCGTCGCGAACTCCTCGCCGAGAGCGCGCGCATCGCCGCTCGCGTTGAGACGATCGATCGTCTTCTCGACCGCGAACCGACTGCCCTCTCCGTCGACGACGAGCGCCGCGTCGATCGCACCGCGCTCGATCATCGCCGCGACGAGCTCCATCCCGTCGAGGAACCCGAGGCACGCGTTCGCGAGATCGAAGTTGCGGCAGCGCGGCGAGAGCCCGAGATGACGATGCACGATCGACGCGGTCGAGGGCTCGACGAAGTCGCGACAGACGCTGGTGTTCACGAGCACGCCGATGCGCGCGCGATCGATGCCCGACGCGACGATGGCCTTCTCGCCCGCCTGCGCGGCGACCTCGCTCGGCTGCACGCCCTCGTCCCAGAAGCGACGTGCCTGCACGCCCGAGAGCGACGCGATGATCCCCGGCGCGAGCCCGAGCCGTTTCAAGAGCGGCGAGAGCCGATCCTCGAGCTCGCGGGAGCTCACGCGATGCGGCGCGTCGACGTACGCCACGCTCGCCACCGAGACCGAGGAGAAGAGCATGAGGAAGCGCGGGGTGTAGCTCCGTCGCGACAGCCGGGGAAGTGGCGCCGGATCACGGGCGCACGAGCGCGAAGCGCTCGGTGCCGAGCTCGTCGATCCACGCGAACGAGATCGTCGGAGGCGCGGTCGCGCCGTCGATCTCGAGCCACCCGAAGCCGCGCTGATCGCGGCCGACGAAGAGCGCATCGGGCCCGAGCGTCTCCGGCGCCGGCGCGCCGCGGAAGAACGCGGCGGTCGGCGTGCACTGCAGCTCGAGCACGGTGCCGCCGCCGGGCAGCGGGAGCTCGACCACCGCGGGCCAGTGCTGATCGCCGCTGACCACGAGAACAGTGCTCGGATCGTTCGCCTCGATCGCGCGCAGGATCACGTCGCGCTCGAACGCGAAGCCGTGCGCCCACGCGTCGAGGCCGGTGTCGGCGTAGCGATGGAGCGGCGTGGGCGATGCGATCACGCGCAGCGGCGCGTCGCTCGTCTCGAGCCACGTGATCAGCGCAGCGAGCTGTGCGTCGCCGAGCATCGTCTTGCGCGGTCCGTCGAGCGCGACGTTGGGCGAGCGGAACGTGCGTGTGTCGAGCACGAAGAGGCTCGCTGGTCCGGCGTCGAGGACCGTCCACTCTTCGTTGCTCGGAGAGCGCGAGCGCTGCATGCGCTCGTACGCGTCGCGCGCGACCTCGGTCCGCTCCGCGTCGAGCGTTCCGTCGAAGTCGTTCCACGACTCGTGGTCGTCCCACACGAGCAGCGTGGGCACGTTCGCCCAGCACGCGCGCAGCGCGTCGTCGTCCCACGTGCGGCGGTAGAGCGCCTCGTACCCGTCGCGCGTCGCGGGGATCATCCCGCTCGGATCGAGGTCCGCGTACACCTGATCCCCGAGCCCGAGGTAGAGGTGCGGCGAGAGCGCGCGGATCCGATCGAACGCGACGTAGGGCGCGCTGTCGGGATGGATGTCGGCGCCGATCGCGAAGCGCACGAGGCCATCACGCTCCGGCATCGTGCGGAACGATCCTTCGTGCGTCGCGTCGCCCGCGCGCACGACGAAGCGGTGCTCGGTGTCGGGCGTCAGGCCCTCGATGCGCGCGAGGAAGAGGCCATCCGCGATCGCCTCGAAGGGCGCGGTGCCGACGCCGACGATCTCGGCGTCCTCGGGTGCCACGTCGGTCTCGCACCAGATCGCGATCGAGCGCGCCGTGGGCATGACCGGCCATGGGCCCAGCGTGATGGTCGCGTCGCGCGGCGGTTCGTCGTCGCCGCACCCGCCGAGCATGGGCGCGACGCCGAGCGTGCGCGCCGCGAGCGTCGCGAGGCCGAGTGTCCGCAGCGTCGCGCGTCGTCGCATTCAGACCTCGTACGCGCGGCCCTGCTCGAGACACTCGATGTTCGACGCCGCGAGGTCGAACGAGTCGGGGAAGTGCACGAGCCGCATCTTCGCACGCAGCGCGGCGTCGAGGGCGGCGAGCGACTCGTACGGCGTGTGGGTCCCGA includes:
- a CDS encoding 3-oxoacyl-ACP synthase III, which translates into the protein MLFSSVSVASVAYVDAPHRVSSRELEDRLSPLLKRLGLAPGIIASLSGVQARRFWDEGVQPSEVAAQAGEKAIVASGIDRARIGVLVNTSVCRDFVEPSTASIVHRHLGLSPRCRNFDLANACLGFLDGMELVAAMIERGAIDAALVVDGEGSRFAVEKTIDRLNASGDARALGEEFATLTLGSGAAAMVLCRRDLAPAAHAFRGGVSLAATDWNHLCRGHADRMVTDAQKLLTQGLDLASKTFELARTELGWSPDVLDEVVIHQVSRQHTEKLAAQLGVAPAKIHAIFPEHGNVGPASVPMVLAKAAEIGRLRSGMRVALMGIGSGLNCAMAEIVW
- a CDS encoding alkaline phosphatase D family protein, which gives rise to MRRRATLRTLGLATLAARTLGVAPMLGGCGDDEPPRDATITLGPWPVMPTARSIAIWCETDVAPEDAEIVGVGTAPFEAIADGLFLARIEGLTPDTEHRFVVRAGDATHEGSFRTMPERDGLVRFAIGADIHPDSAPYVAFDRIRALSPHLYLGLGDQVYADLDPSGMIPATRDGYEALYRRTWDDDALRACWANVPTLLVWDDHESWNDFDGTLDAERTEVARDAYERMQRSRSPSNEEWTVLDAGPASLFVLDTRTFRSPNVALDGPRKTMLGDAQLAALITWLETSDAPLRVIASPTPLHRYADTGLDAWAHGFAFERDVILRAIEANDPSTVLVVSGDQHWPAVVELPLPGGGTVLELQCTPTAAFFRGAPAPETLGPDALFVGRDQRGFGWLEIDGATAPPTISFAWIDELGTERFALVRP